A section of the Alphaproteobacteria bacterium genome encodes:
- a CDS encoding DMT family transporter, protein MADPVSDASSNPRIGGLALSYVMLLGAAAVFGLMPSLNRLAVTNGVPPIDFAFWYAATGVGFATVACLLTRRRPGHSVAHIRTYLLMGGFGLALPMVTLNFVAPHIPASVVALIIALTPAMTYFYALFLRLDRLNPSSLLGLVAGFAGVAVLAIFGGSESQANTVAWLLIALAAPAMFGLANVYAAKFAPPASPPLTLALGQMAGGAVLLAPVVFFSGSVYRPGSSGFGTGEVSILLGGLVIVTLITLFYEIVRREGPVFFSQFTYLNVVTGVLWAVLIFAESLTVIFGAALALMALGLVLVNRGSAKADAS, encoded by the coding sequence ATGGCCGACCCTGTGTCCGACGCATCGTCCAATCCCCGCATTGGCGGACTCGCTCTTTCCTACGTCATGCTGCTCGGCGCGGCGGCTGTCTTTGGGCTCATGCCGTCCCTCAACCGCCTCGCGGTCACCAACGGCGTGCCGCCCATCGATTTTGCCTTCTGGTATGCGGCGACGGGCGTAGGCTTCGCCACCGTCGCCTGCCTCCTGACCCGGCGACGGCCGGGCCATTCGGTGGCACATATCCGAACCTATCTTCTGATGGGTGGCTTCGGGCTGGCCCTGCCCATGGTCACGCTGAACTTCGTCGCCCCCCATATTCCGGCGAGCGTGGTGGCCCTGATCATCGCCCTGACGCCGGCCATGACATATTTCTACGCGCTTTTTCTTCGGCTCGATCGGCTGAACCCGTCAAGTCTGCTGGGCCTGGTCGCCGGCTTCGCGGGCGTGGCGGTGCTCGCAATCTTTGGCGGCAGCGAGAGCCAGGCGAACACCGTCGCCTGGCTGCTTATTGCCCTGGCCGCGCCCGCCATGTTCGGGCTGGCGAATGTCTACGCGGCCAAATTCGCGCCGCCCGCGTCGCCGCCCCTCACCCTGGCCCTGGGGCAGATGGCGGGGGGCGCCGTGTTACTGGCGCCGGTCGTTTTCTTCTCGGGCAGCGTGTACCGACCGGGCAGCAGCGGCTTTGGAACCGGCGAGGTGTCGATCCTTCTTGGCGGCCTCGTTATCGTCACCCTGATCACGCTGTTCTATGAAATCGTTCGTCGGGAAGGACCGGTCTTTTTCTCGCAATTCACCTACCTCAACGTCGTGACCGGAGTGCTTTGGGCGGTCCTGATCTTCGCCGAAAGTCTTACGGTCATCTTCGGTGCCGCGCTGGCGCTTATGGCGCTTGGCCTGGTTCTGGTCAATCGCGGTTCGGCCAAGGCTGACGCCTCCTGA
- a CDS encoding pilus assembly protein, producing MAKTVTDSWLPRPTAPRSRLPARPGIGNRRRRRRRWLGLDEAGAGTLEFALAAPILITILSGILEFGMILFVTMLMEGSLREASRFGITGTSPPGVSRAEQIVQIMNENLMGLVDLDTADVTQTVYPSFGDVNEPEPFSDSAPANGVYDAGEPFTDVNGNGAWDADMGAAGLGGPGDVVIYSVEYDWPLLTPILSPIMGQNGLFRLRASTAVRNEPFLTAGGG from the coding sequence ATGGCAAAGACCGTGACAGACTCCTGGCTGCCCCGGCCGACAGCACCACGCAGCCGGCTGCCAGCCCGCCCGGGGATCGGCAATCGGCGCCGGCGCCGGCGCCGATGGCTCGGCCTGGATGAGGCGGGTGCGGGCACTCTTGAATTCGCCCTGGCAGCCCCCATCCTGATCACGATCCTGTCGGGGATTCTCGAATTCGGGATGATCCTCTTCGTCACCATGCTGATGGAAGGAAGCCTGCGCGAGGCATCGCGTTTCGGTATCACCGGCACCTCGCCTCCGGGCGTGTCGCGCGCCGAGCAGATTGTCCAAATCATGAACGAGAATCTGATGGGGCTTGTCGATCTCGACACGGCCGACGTGACACAGACCGTCTATCCCAGTTTCGGTGACGTCAACGAGCCCGAGCCTTTCAGCGACTCCGCGCCGGCAAACGGCGTTTACGACGCGGGCGAGCCGTTCACGGATGTGAACGGCAATGGCGCCTGGGACGCCGACATGGGTGCCGCCGGTCTTGGCGGCCCCGGCGATGTGGTCATTTATTCGGTCGAATATGACTGGCCGCTCTTGACCCCGATTCTCAGTCCCATCATGGGGCAGAACGGCCTGTTCCGGCTCCGCGCCTCGACGGCCGTCCGCAACGAGCCATTTCTGACAGCGGGCGGAGGCTGA
- a CDS encoding pilus assembly protein, whose protein sequence is MGILRHSRMLGFLHLLGRCERGTLMVEFAMIVPVLTLLLVGGIEIGRFVLVEQKMSRAAVTLADLVAQSPALAAGDFDNLFQAAGDVTDPFEFETRGRVIVSSVSASGGAPATVDWQQAGGGALIASSQIGLPGNPAILPSEMIVRDGENLIVAEVFFDYDAFFADPYITDQILYRRAFFRPRLSDLSVLAP, encoded by the coding sequence ATGGGCATCTTGCGGCATTCGAGGATGCTTGGGTTTCTGCACCTGCTGGGACGCTGCGAGCGTGGCACGCTGATGGTTGAATTCGCCATGATCGTGCCGGTTTTGACGCTCTTGCTGGTGGGCGGCATAGAGATCGGACGATTCGTGCTGGTCGAACAGAAAATGTCGCGCGCGGCGGTGACCCTGGCCGATCTCGTGGCCCAGAGTCCGGCGCTGGCCGCCGGGGATTTCGACAATCTGTTCCAGGCCGCCGGAGATGTGACGGATCCGTTCGAGTTCGAGACGCGCGGACGTGTGATCGTCTCCAGCGTCAGCGCCAGCGGCGGGGCGCCGGCCACAGTGGACTGGCAGCAGGCGGGCGGCGGCGCGCTCATCGCCAGCTCCCAGATCGGGCTGCCCGGAAATCCCGCTATCCTGCCGAGCGAGATGATCGTGCGCGACGGAGAGAATCTGATCGTGGCCGAGGTATTTTTCGATTACGACGCGTTTTTCGCGGACCCCTATATCACGGACCAGATTCTTTACCGCCGCGCCTTCTTCCGACCCCGGCTTTCCGATCTGAGCGTCCTCGCTCCCTGA
- a CDS encoding MATE family efflux transporter, with the protein MSGPANLLSRLSGAPPDAFRRVWALALPLVVANLSVPLLGAVDTAVMGHLPDPKFLGAVAVGSLIFSFLYWGFGFLRMGTTGLVAQALGADDGPEIRAALGRAVLLALALGLAAWTLMTPVEAISFYLLDASQEVETEARRYFSIRIWGAPATLVNYVALGWFIGMGRTRDALALQIFMNGLNVVLDIWFVLGLGLGVAGVAGGTVISEIAAAVFATLLIVARLRNTPGEWDLALLTNGRKFWRLAAVNRDIFIRTLLLIFAFAWFTAMGARLGNEVLAANAVLLNFLAIMAFALDAFAHAAESFVGQAMGRRDRDRLSEGVRASFWLAGLSAVGFSVLYLAAGGLVIDLFTSIPEIRDQARDYLIWAALAPVLGVWCYQFDGIFIGATRTRDLRNTMVVSTGLYLAVSYAALLSFGNHGLWAALDLFLALRGLTLALRYPALLANLQLERTARG; encoded by the coding sequence ATGTCCGGTCCCGCCAACCTCCTCAGCCGGCTCTCCGGCGCGCCACCCGACGCCTTCCGCCGTGTCTGGGCTCTCGCCCTGCCGCTGGTCGTGGCCAATCTGTCGGTGCCGCTCCTGGGCGCAGTGGATACGGCCGTGATGGGCCATCTCCCGGACCCCAAATTTCTCGGCGCCGTCGCGGTCGGCTCGCTGATTTTCTCTTTTCTCTATTGGGGCTTCGGCTTCCTGCGCATGGGCACGACAGGGCTGGTGGCGCAGGCGCTTGGGGCCGATGACGGCCCTGAAATCCGCGCCGCGTTGGGCCGCGCGGTCCTGCTCGCCCTCGCCCTCGGCCTCGCGGCCTGGACGCTGATGACACCGGTCGAGGCCATCAGCTTCTACCTGCTGGACGCAAGCCAGGAGGTCGAAACCGAAGCGCGGCGGTATTTTTCGATCCGCATCTGGGGCGCGCCCGCGACGCTCGTCAATTATGTGGCCCTCGGCTGGTTCATCGGCATGGGCCGCACCCGCGATGCGCTTGCCCTGCAGATCTTTATGAACGGGCTGAATGTCGTGCTCGACATCTGGTTTGTCCTTGGTCTGGGCCTTGGCGTGGCGGGCGTGGCCGGCGGCACGGTCATCTCGGAGATCGCCGCCGCCGTTTTCGCAACCCTGCTTATCGTTGCCAGGCTTCGCAACACGCCGGGTGAGTGGGACCTCGCCCTGCTGACCAACGGGCGAAAATTCTGGCGCCTTGCCGCGGTCAACCGGGACATCTTTATCCGCACCCTGCTGCTCATCTTCGCCTTCGCCTGGTTCACCGCGATGGGCGCCCGGCTCGGGAACGAGGTCCTGGCGGCAAACGCGGTGCTGCTTAATTTCCTTGCGATCATGGCATTCGCCCTCGATGCCTTCGCCCATGCGGCCGAATCGTTCGTCGGCCAGGCGATGGGCAGGCGTGACCGGGACCGCCTGTCGGAGGGCGTGCGGGCGAGTTTCTGGCTGGCCGGACTTTCAGCGGTCGGGTTTTCGGTTCTGTATCTTGCCGCGGGAGGCCTGGTGATTGACCTTTTCACCTCGATCCCGGAGATACGCGACCAAGCGCGGGACTATCTCATTTGGGCCGCTCTCGCGCCGGTGCTGGGCGTCTGGTGCTATCAGTTCGATGGCATTTTCATCGGCGCGACCCGAACGAGGGATCTGCGCAACACCATGGTCGTGTCGACCGGTCTTTACCTCGCCGTTTCCTATGCCGCCCTGCTGAGTTTCGGCAACCACGGTTTGTGGGCGGCGCTGGATCTGTTTCTCGCCCTGCGCGGCCTGACCCTGGCGCTCCGGTACCCCGCCCTTCTCGCCAATCTGCAGCTCGAGCGCACGGCACGGGGATAG
- a CDS encoding cytochrome c family protein codes for MTSTVFRAPIAIVSLVLALAASGAAFAADGGDPAEGKKVFNKCKACHSLEEGKNKVGPSLHGIFGREAGSVEGFSRYSDANKDSHIVWTEEVMFEYLENPREYLPGTTMGFIGLKKEEDRRNVIAYLKENTQ; via the coding sequence ATGACATCAACCGTGTTCCGCGCGCCCATCGCCATTGTTTCACTGGTCCTGGCCCTGGCCGCCTCTGGCGCGGCCTTCGCGGCCGACGGCGGAGACCCCGCCGAGGGGAAGAAAGTGTTCAACAAATGCAAGGCCTGTCACTCATTGGAAGAGGGCAAGAACAAGGTCGGCCCCAGCCTCCACGGCATTTTCGGCCGCGAAGCGGGCTCGGTTGAAGGGTTTTCGCGCTATTCGGATGCCAACAAGGATTCCCACATCGTCTGGACGGAAGAGGTGATGTTCGAATATCTCGAAAACCCGCGGGAATATTTGCCGGGCACTACGATGGGGTTCATCGGCCTGAAGAAGGAAGAGGACCGGCGCAACGTTATCGCCTATCTCAAGGAAAACACCCAGTAA
- a CDS encoding VWA domain-containing protein, with protein MVQAFNQAWRRFWRDRRGAAAAMVAIAAIPLAGFIGIATDASRGYLMKSRLGEALDAAALAGGRVVFSPHFEDDVEMYFEANLPSDYLGATITGPTINVDANGEIITLTASAELPATFMSLFGHDKMTVSARTVVQRSVRGMELALVMDNTGSMSSNDKIGTMKAAAKDLVNILYGERETVPDFWVSLVPYSASVNIGAAHQDWLTGFDAGAYSPTTWKGCVEARTAPLDQTDDPPGDGFYWTPYLFPVDSDNAWPPVREENFWGNDGTGPNLGCGPAVTPLTAEKSGVIAAIDEMQAWSRGGTLTNLGLVWGWRAISPRWRGLWGGGTPANLPLDYGTPLMDKVMVILTDGVNQMFDKPPAGPDGSDYTAYGRVGWGRLGVTTQGAALDEVNDRMAALCTDIKAQGVILYTITFQLSNTTTQNLFRNCATSDEHYFNSPNNADLQAAFREIGTKLSQLRLRE; from the coding sequence ATGGTGCAAGCTTTCAATCAGGCGTGGCGGCGATTTTGGCGCGACCGGCGCGGCGCGGCAGCGGCGATGGTCGCGATCGCCGCCATTCCGCTGGCCGGGTTCATCGGGATCGCCACCGATGCCTCGCGCGGCTATCTGATGAAGTCACGCCTGGGCGAGGCGCTGGATGCCGCGGCCCTGGCGGGCGGCCGGGTCGTCTTCTCGCCCCATTTCGAGGACGACGTGGAAATGTATTTCGAAGCCAATCTGCCGTCCGATTATCTCGGCGCCACCATCACCGGCCCGACGATCAATGTCGACGCCAATGGCGAGATCATCACGCTGACGGCGTCGGCGGAACTGCCGGCGACCTTCATGTCACTGTTCGGCCACGACAAGATGACGGTGTCGGCGCGGACAGTGGTTCAACGCTCGGTGCGCGGAATGGAGCTGGCTCTCGTCATGGACAATACCGGTTCGATGTCGAGCAACGACAAGATTGGCACCATGAAGGCGGCGGCCAAGGACCTCGTGAATATTCTTTACGGAGAGCGTGAAACGGTGCCGGATTTCTGGGTCAGCCTCGTGCCCTATTCCGCTTCCGTGAATATTGGCGCGGCTCACCAGGACTGGCTTACGGGCTTCGATGCCGGCGCTTACAGCCCGACCACCTGGAAAGGCTGCGTGGAGGCCCGGACAGCCCCCCTCGACCAGACCGACGACCCGCCCGGAGACGGGTTTTACTGGACGCCATATCTGTTCCCGGTCGACAGCGACAATGCCTGGCCGCCGGTCAGGGAGGAGAATTTCTGGGGAAATGACGGGACCGGTCCCAATCTCGGCTGTGGTCCCGCGGTCACGCCGCTCACGGCGGAAAAGTCCGGCGTGATCGCGGCGATCGACGAAATGCAGGCCTGGAGTCGGGGCGGCACGCTGACCAATCTCGGTCTGGTCTGGGGCTGGCGTGCGATCTCGCCGCGCTGGCGCGGTCTTTGGGGGGGAGGGACTCCCGCCAACCTGCCGCTCGATTACGGCACACCCCTGATGGACAAGGTGATGGTGATCCTGACCGATGGTGTCAACCAGATGTTTGACAAACCGCCCGCGGGCCCCGACGGCAGCGACTACACAGCCTACGGCCGCGTCGGCTGGGGACGGCTGGGGGTCACCACCCAGGGTGCCGCGCTTGACGAGGTAAACGACCGCATGGCCGCTCTCTGTACCGACATCAAGGCCCAGGGTGTCATTCTCTATACGATCACCTTTCAGCTCAGCAACACGACGACGCAGAACCTCTTTCGCAACTGCGCCACCTCGGACGAGCATTACTTCAACTCCCCCAACAACGCCGACCTTCAAGCCGCCTTTCGCGAGATCGGCACCAAGCTGAGCCAGCTCCGATTGCGGGAATAG
- a CDS encoding outer membrane protein transport protein produces the protein MTKTRNLHFALAGALVIAGLTLTTNARAAGFAVAENSAKGLGRAFAGAAAVADDASTVFFNPAGMTYLDGINAMGAFHLILPNSEFTNNGSTVSPLLGGAPLTGGAKTSASNPLTVPNLFASYQMNDRLWVGMGLNAPFGLETEYGAGWVGRYQALRSELITINFNPAVAYRVTDWLSVGAGASVQYAEAELSNAIDFGSVCLGSGVAPATCAGAGLTPQAADGSANVEGNDTSFGYNLGLIVEPVANTRLGLHYRSKISHELEGVASFNVPAAAAFLTAGGNFQGSTARAKATMPETAAISVVHQYSDKISVMADATWTHWSRFETLTVQIDNAASQEIVQPEDWDNTWRYSAGVEYDSLEQWALRAGVAWDESPVKTGFRTPRIPDADRWWGSVGGSWRWSDLLTIDAGFTHIAVSDAPVNQTGSTGDVLRGAFKNTTIQILSLQGNVKF, from the coding sequence ATGACAAAGACCAGAAACCTGCACTTCGCACTGGCCGGCGCGCTCGTGATAGCCGGCCTGACACTGACCACCAACGCCCGGGCGGCTGGCTTCGCCGTCGCCGAGAACAGCGCGAAGGGGCTGGGGCGCGCCTTTGCCGGCGCGGCCGCCGTGGCCGACGACGCTTCGACCGTCTTCTTCAACCCGGCCGGGATGACCTATCTTGACGGCATCAACGCCATGGGTGCCTTCCACCTCATCCTCCCGAATTCAGAGTTCACCAATAACGGCTCGACCGTCTCGCCCCTTTTGGGCGGGGCGCCACTGACGGGCGGCGCCAAAACGAGCGCGTCGAACCCGCTGACCGTGCCCAATCTCTTCGCCAGCTATCAAATGAACGATCGTTTGTGGGTCGGCATGGGACTGAACGCGCCCTTCGGGCTCGAAACCGAATACGGCGCCGGCTGGGTCGGGCGCTATCAGGCGCTCAGGTCCGAGCTCATCACGATCAACTTCAACCCGGCCGTCGCCTACCGGGTGACGGACTGGCTCTCCGTCGGCGCGGGCGCGAGCGTGCAATATGCCGAGGCGGAGCTGTCCAACGCGATCGACTTTGGTTCGGTCTGCCTCGGGTCGGGGGTGGCGCCGGCCACCTGCGCCGGCGCGGGGCTGACGCCTCAGGCGGCTGACGGCAGCGCGAATGTCGAGGGCAATGACACGAGCTTCGGCTACAATCTCGGGCTCATTGTCGAGCCCGTGGCGAACACCCGGCTCGGCCTTCATTACCGGTCGAAGATTTCCCATGAGCTTGAAGGCGTCGCCTCCTTCAACGTGCCGGCCGCGGCCGCCTTCCTGACGGCGGGCGGCAATTTCCAGGGCAGCACGGCGCGGGCCAAGGCAACGATGCCCGAGACCGCGGCAATCAGCGTGGTTCACCAGTATTCTGACAAGATCTCGGTGATGGCCGATGCGACGTGGACTCACTGGAGCCGCTTCGAAACGCTGACCGTCCAGATCGACAACGCCGCAAGCCAGGAAATCGTCCAGCCCGAGGACTGGGACAATACGTGGCGCTATTCGGCTGGCGTGGAATACGATTCCCTTGAGCAATGGGCCCTGCGCGCCGGTGTCGCGTGGGATGAGAGCCCGGTGAAGACGGGCTTTCGCACTCCGCGTATTCCGGATGCCGATCGCTGGTGGGGTAGCGTCGGCGGAAGCTGGCGGTGGAGCGACCTGCTCACCATCGATGCCGGCTTCACCCATATCGCGGTGTCGGACGCACCCGTCAACCAGACCGGCAGCACGGGCGATGTGCTGCGCGGCGCCTTCAAGAACACCACGATCCAGATCCTCAGCCTTCAGGGCAACGTGAAATTCTAG
- a CDS encoding TAXI family TRAP transporter solute-binding subunit → MRRFPLVVLAAITLSLGACDDSTDTRFLSIGTGGVTGVYYVVGGSICRLVNRDRADHGIRCSVESTGGSVYNLNVLRRGDLDMGVAQSDWQYHAFRGDVPPFADAGPDTELRALFSLHAEPFTVVARRESGIRTFHDLKGKRVNIGNPGSGQRGTMEVVMAALGWTREDFLLAAELKSAEQAQALCDGKIDAVIFTVGHPSGSILEATTACDAVLVPVTGPEIEALVKKWPYYDWAVIPGGTYRGTPEDVRTFGVRATLVARASVPDRQVRAVVEAVFGHLDDFRRLHPSFRHLAPVDMVSKGLSAPLHEAARRYYVEKGWR, encoded by the coding sequence ATTCGACGTTTTCCGCTTGTCGTCCTCGCCGCGATCACGTTATCGCTCGGCGCCTGTGACGACAGCACCGACACGCGATTTCTGTCCATCGGCACCGGCGGGGTGACCGGGGTCTATTATGTCGTGGGCGGTTCGATCTGCCGGCTCGTCAACCGCGACCGTGCCGATCACGGTATCCGCTGTTCGGTCGAAAGCACCGGAGGCTCGGTCTACAACCTGAATGTACTGCGCCGGGGCGATCTCGACATGGGCGTGGCGCAGTCCGACTGGCAGTATCATGCTTTCCGCGGGGACGTGCCGCCTTTCGCGGATGCGGGACCGGATACCGAACTGCGCGCACTTTTCTCGCTCCACGCGGAACCCTTCACGGTCGTGGCGCGGCGCGAGTCCGGGATCAGGACTTTCCACGATCTGAAGGGAAAGCGGGTCAATATCGGCAATCCGGGGTCGGGACAGCGGGGCACCATGGAAGTGGTCATGGCGGCGCTCGGCTGGACGAGGGAAGATTTTCTGCTCGCGGCCGAACTCAAATCGGCCGAGCAGGCCCAGGCGCTGTGCGACGGCAAGATCGACGCGGTGATCTTCACCGTCGGCCATCCGAGCGGCTCAATCCTCGAGGCCACCACTGCCTGCGACGCGGTCCTCGTGCCGGTCACCGGGCCCGAGATCGAGGCGCTGGTCAAAAAATGGCCCTATTACGACTGGGCCGTCATTCCAGGCGGCACATATCGGGGCACACCGGAAGACGTGCGAACCTTCGGCGTGCGGGCGACCCTCGTGGCGCGCGCGAGTGTCCCTGATCGGCAGGTGCGGGCCGTCGTCGAGGCCGTCTTCGGCCATCTCGATGATTTCCGTCGCCTCCATCCATCCTTTCGCCATCTTGCCCCGGTCGACATGGTCTCCAAGGGCTTGTCCGCGCCACTCCATGAGGCGGCGCGTCGCTATTACGTCGAGAAGGGCTGGCGCTGA
- a CDS encoding TRAP transporter permease, producing MAGMSWAEGLRTRTAAALAVGWSLFQLWYVSPLPFALGVLVINDGTARAIHLAFALALVFLAGGGREKTETATGGRLSWLFAGAGVATTLYLVAFDDALAVRAGLPNTVDLLIGALGLVLLLEATRRALGWPLVLIATAFLVYGLAGPVMPDVIAHKGASFSKTISHQWLSSEGVFGVALGVSTAFVFLFVLFGAFLERAGAGGYFIRLAFALLGHRRGGPAKAAVLASGLTGLASGSSIANVVTTGTFTVPLMKRVGFPAHKAAAVEVAASVNGQIMPPVMGAAAFLMVDYVGISYVEVLKHAILPAVISYAALFYLVHLEALKAGMTGLPRAIPAHPVRALAGFLFTFIAMALLALGVEAGLGWTRSAFGDGAGWVVAGLLGVVYLLFIRLAAPGARVGPAREESEDLEVVPPVLPTLMQGLPYLLPLVLLVWALVVERLSPGLAAFYAAAFLVFILLTQDVLLLRFRGEKSGWPELLAGARAALQGLRNGAEGMVGVALATATAGIIVGTVSLTGIGLVMTELVEALSGGDLVLLLIFTALISLVLGMGLPTTANYIVVATLMAPVIVALGGDAGLVVPVIAAHLFVFYFGLMADVTPPVGLASYAAAALAGADPLRTGFTAFFYSLRTAVLPFVFIFNPELLLIGITGWAHGFVVALAALSGMLIFAAATMGHFQTRNRLVETLLLLLAAFTLFRPDFWMDRIAPPAYLAPPKEITAAVRAVPEGGHLDLRVAGDTLSGKSVERLVAVRLGPRAAPDDGDGAARLAAAGLTLRRDEGVLRVERVVFGSAAHKAGLAAGWTVEGVIRPTDRVPKEVFYLPALLLAGGIWFVQRRRRQAEAK from the coding sequence ATGGCCGGGATGTCCTGGGCCGAGGGATTGCGAACCCGCACCGCAGCGGCGCTGGCCGTCGGCTGGTCGCTCTTCCAGCTCTGGTACGTGTCACCGCTGCCCTTCGCCCTCGGCGTACTGGTCATCAATGACGGCACCGCGCGCGCCATCCATCTGGCGTTCGCCCTGGCGCTCGTCTTTCTGGCGGGCGGCGGGCGGGAAAAGACCGAGACCGCGACCGGCGGTCGCCTGAGCTGGCTTTTCGCCGGGGCCGGGGTCGCGACGACGCTTTACCTCGTCGCCTTTGACGATGCCCTGGCCGTCCGTGCGGGGCTGCCGAACACGGTGGACCTTCTGATTGGCGCGCTTGGCCTCGTCCTGCTCCTGGAGGCGACGCGCCGGGCGCTCGGCTGGCCGCTTGTCCTGATCGCGACAGCGTTCCTCGTCTATGGTCTCGCCGGTCCCGTGATGCCCGATGTGATTGCCCACAAGGGCGCCTCGTTCAGCAAGACGATCAGTCATCAGTGGCTGTCGAGCGAAGGCGTATTCGGCGTTGCGCTTGGCGTGTCCACCGCCTTTGTTTTCCTGTTCGTGCTGTTCGGGGCCTTTCTCGAACGGGCGGGGGCGGGCGGCTATTTCATCCGCCTCGCCTTCGCCCTGCTCGGCCACCGCCGGGGTGGTCCGGCCAAGGCCGCCGTCCTGGCCTCGGGGCTGACGGGGCTGGCCTCGGGATCGAGCATCGCCAATGTCGTGACCACAGGGACCTTCACGGTGCCGCTGATGAAGCGTGTCGGATTCCCGGCTCACAAGGCGGCCGCCGTGGAAGTGGCCGCCTCGGTCAACGGCCAGATCATGCCGCCCGTGATGGGCGCGGCCGCCTTCCTCATGGTGGACTATGTCGGCATCAGCTATGTGGAGGTGCTGAAGCACGCCATCCTGCCCGCCGTGATCTCCTATGCCGCGCTTTTCTATCTGGTTCACCTCGAGGCGCTGAAGGCCGGCATGACAGGCCTGCCGCGCGCCATCCCGGCACACCCGGTGCGGGCGCTGGCCGGATTTCTCTTCACCTTCATCGCCATGGCGCTGCTCGCCCTCGGCGTCGAGGCGGGGCTCGGATGGACCCGATCGGCCTTCGGTGATGGGGCGGGCTGGGTCGTGGCCGGCCTGCTGGGGGTGGTTTATCTGCTTTTTATCCGGCTGGCCGCGCCCGGCGCGCGGGTGGGTCCGGCGCGCGAGGAAAGCGAGGATTTGGAGGTGGTGCCCCCGGTCCTGCCCACGCTGATGCAGGGCCTGCCCTATCTGTTGCCGCTCGTGCTGCTCGTCTGGGCGCTGGTGGTCGAACGCCTCTCCCCCGGACTTGCTGCTTTTTACGCGGCCGCCTTCCTCGTTTTCATTCTGCTCACCCAGGATGTCCTGCTGCTGCGGTTTCGAGGCGAGAAGAGTGGCTGGCCGGAACTGCTTGCGGGCGCCCGCGCCGCCCTCCAAGGGCTACGCAACGGCGCCGAGGGAATGGTCGGCGTGGCCCTCGCCACGGCGACGGCCGGCATCATCGTCGGGACGGTGTCTCTGACAGGGATCGGTCTCGTGATGACGGAACTGGTCGAGGCCCTGTCGGGCGGGGATCTCGTCCTGCTTCTGATCTTTACCGCCCTGATCAGCCTGGTCCTCGGGATGGGCTTGCCGACGACCGCCAACTATATCGTCGTCGCAACCCTCATGGCGCCGGTGATCGTGGCCCTCGGCGGCGATGCGGGGCTGGTCGTGCCGGTCATCGCTGCCCATCTCTTCGTCTTCTATTTCGGGCTGATGGCGGACGTCACCCCGCCCGTGGGCCTCGCCTCCTATGCCGCCGCCGCGCTGGCGGGCGCCGATCCGCTCAGGACCGGCTTCACGGCCTTCTTCTACAGTCTGCGCACGGCGGTGCTGCCCTTCGTCTTCATCTTCAATCCCGAACTCCTCCTGATCGGCATTACCGGCTGGGCACACGGGTTCGTGGTCGCGCTGGCCGCGCTCTCGGGCATGCTGATTTTTGCCGCCGCCACGATGGGCCATTTCCAGACCCGCAACCGGCTGGTCGAAACTCTGCTTCTGCTGCTCGCCGCATTCACCCTGTTCCGGCCCGATTTCTGGATGGACCGGATCGCGCCGCCCGCCTATCTCGCCCCGCCGAAAGAGATCACTGCCGCTGTCCGCGCTGTGCCGGAGGGTGGGCATCTCGACCTTCGGGTCGCAGGCGACACGCTTTCGGGCAAATCGGTCGAGCGGCTCGTCGCGGTTCGACTCGGCCCGCGCGCGGCCCCTGATGACGGCGATGGGGCCGCTCGGCTGGCGGCGGCCGGGCTCACGCTCCGGCGCGACGAGGGCGTGCTGCGGGTGGAGCGCGTCGTTTTCGGATCGGCCGCGCACAAGGCGGGGCTGGCCGCGGGCTGGACCGTTGAGGGCGTGATCCGACCGACCGACCGCGTGCCCAAGGAGGTGTTCTACCTGCCGGCGCTTCTGCTCGCGGGGGGAATCTGGTTCGTCCAGCGCCGCCGTCGCCAGGCCGAGGCAAAATGA
- a CDS encoding adenine phosphoribosyltransferase, protein MDLKRHIREVPDFPKPGILFYDINTLLGHAEAWRTTVDRLAEICERHDPDLLAGIESRGFLVAAAVANRLGRGFVLVRKKGKLPGATIAHTYELEYGSDTLEVQADAIQPGQSVVILDDLLATGGTLDAAVTLLQRVGAKVLSAACIIELTFLEGRQRLDIPVHSLLAYDS, encoded by the coding sequence ATGGATCTCAAGCGGCACATTCGCGAAGTTCCGGATTTCCCGAAACCGGGCATTCTCTTCTATGATATCAACACGCTCCTCGGCCATGCCGAGGCCTGGCGAACGACCGTCGACCGGCTGGCGGAAATCTGCGAGCGACACGATCCCGATCTCCTCGCCGGCATCGAATCCCGTGGTTTTCTGGTCGCCGCCGCCGTCGCCAACCGGCTCGGCCGCGGCTTTGTCCTCGTGCGCAAGAAAGGCAAGCTGCCCGGAGCCACGATCGCCCATACCTACGAACTGGAATACGGCAGCGACACGCTGGAGGTGCAGGCGGACGCAATCCAGCCGGGACAATCGGTCGTCATCCTGGATGATCTGCTGGCGACGGGCGGCACGCTGGACGCGGCCGTGACTTTGTTGCAGCGAGTCGGGGCAAAGGTGCTTTCGGCCGCCTGCATTATCGAACTCACCTTCCTCGAAGGGCGCCAACGGCTCGACATTCCGGTGCACTCGCTGCTGGCCTATGATTCCTGA